From the Billgrantia sulfidoxydans genome, one window contains:
- a CDS encoding FKBP-type peptidyl-prolyl cis-trans isomerase, which yields MKTLLTSASLVALVATTPFVLAAPETEDERLSYSLGVAYGQSIAQEYPELDIDAFTDAIRDLIEGNDLAMEADEMAETLSQFQQDALAARQAEAEEIAERNLTEGQAFMEENAEREEVTTTDSGLQYEVLESGDGESPGPSSHVEVHYEGTLVDGTVFDSSFDRGQPLSFRVDQVIEGWQEALQLMSVGDTWMLFIPPELGYGAQGQGPIGPNETLIFRVELLDVVE from the coding sequence ATGAAGACACTGCTGACTTCCGCCTCCTTGGTTGCCCTGGTGGCCACGACGCCGTTCGTTCTGGCCGCGCCGGAAACCGAGGACGAACGTCTCAGCTACAGCCTGGGTGTCGCCTACGGGCAGAGCATCGCCCAGGAATACCCCGAGCTCGACATCGACGCCTTCACCGATGCCATTCGCGACCTCATCGAGGGCAACGACCTGGCCATGGAAGCCGACGAGATGGCCGAGACCCTGAGCCAGTTCCAGCAGGATGCGCTGGCGGCGCGCCAAGCCGAGGCCGAGGAGATAGCCGAGCGTAACCTCACCGAGGGGCAGGCGTTCATGGAAGAGAACGCCGAGCGCGAGGAGGTCACCACCACCGACTCGGGCCTGCAGTACGAAGTGCTGGAGAGCGGCGATGGTGAGAGCCCCGGGCCGAGCTCCCACGTCGAAGTGCACTACGAGGGCACCCTGGTCGACGGCACCGTGTTCGACAGCTCCTTCGACCGCGGCCAGCCGCTGAGCTTTCGCGTGGACCAGGTGATCGAGGGCTGGCAGGAAGCGCTGCAGCTGATGAGCGTGGGCGACACCTGGATGCTGTTCATTCCACCGGAGCTGGGCTACGGCGCCCAGGGCCAGGGACCCATCGGCCCCAACGAGACGTTGATCTTCCGCGTCGAACTGCTCGATGTCGTGGAGTGA